The genomic window TGGGGCAGCAAGCCGCCATGGAAACAAGTTTGAAACAGAGTAGCGAAAACTGGGCCCCTGTGGCTTAAGCAAGAAAGTGAACCATGAGTAAACAAATCCGAAACATCGCCATCATTGCGCACGTTGACCACGGTAAAACCACCATGGTGGACCAGTTGCTGCGTCAGTCCGGCACCTTCGCCGAGCACGAAAAAGTGGTCGACACCGTGATGGACAACAACGCCATCGAAAAAGAACGTGGCATCACGATTCTGGCCAAGAACTGCGCAGTGAGCTGGGAAGGCACTCACATCAACATCGTGGACACCCCCGGACACGCGGACTTCGGCGGTGAAGTAGAGCGCGCCTTGTCCATGGTTGACAGCGTGTTGTTGCTGATCGATGCCCAAGAAGGCCCCATGCCCCAGACCCGCTTCGTGACCAAGAAGGCCTTGGCCTTGGGTCTGAAGCCGATCGTGGTGGTGAACAAGGTGGACAAGCCCGGTGCGAACCCTGACAAAGTGGTGAACGCTGCTTTTGACCTGTTCGACAAATTGGGTGCGACTGACGAGCAGTTGGACTTCCCTGTGGTTTATGCCTCCGGTATCAACGGCTGGTCGTCCCTCGAGGAAGGTGCTCCCGGTGAGCAGTGGGGCCCCGACATGTCGGCCCTGTTCAACACGATTCTGAAGCACGTTCCACCAAACTCCGGTGACCCTGCTGCGCCTTTGCAGTTGCAAATCTCCGCACTGGACTTCTCCAGCTTCGTGGGCCGTATCGGTGTGGGCCGTATCAGCCAAGGCACGATCAAGCCTATGCAGGACGTGGTGGTCATGGAAGGCCCGGACGGCAAGGCTGTCAAAGGCCGTGTGAACCAGGTGCTGACCTTCCAAGGTCTGGACCGGATGCAGAGCCCCTTGGCAGGCCCGGGCGATATCGTGCTGATCAACGGTATCGAGGACATCGGTATCGGGGTGACAGTAACTGACCCTACCAACCCTCAGCCCCTGCCCATGTTGAAGGTGGACGAGCCTACCCTGACCATGAACTTCTGCGTGAACACCAGCCCATTGGCCGGTCGTGAAGGCAAGTTTGTGACCAGCCGCCAGATCTGGGACCGCCTGCAAAAAGAACTGCAGCACAACGTGGCGCTGCGCGTCAACGAAACCGACGAAGAAGGTGTGTTTGAAGTGCTGGGTCGCGGTGAACTTCACCTGACCATCCTGCTGGAAAACATGCGCCGTGAAGGCTACGAAATGGCCGTAAGCAAGCCCCGCGTGATGTTCAAAGACATCAACGGCGAGAAGCATGAGCCTATCGAGCTGGTGACAGCCGACATTGAAGAACAACACCAAGGCGGCGTGATGCAGGCCATGGGTGAGCGCAAGGGCGAGTTGATCAACATGGAACCGGACGGCCGTGGCCGTGTCCGTTTGGAATACCGTATTCCGGCCCGTGGCTTAATCGGTTTCTCCAACGAGTTCCTGAACTTGACCCGCGGTTCCGGCTTGATCTCCAACATCTTTGACAGCTACGAGCCGCACAAAGGCGACATCGGCGGCCGTAAGAACGGAGTACTGATCTCCATGGACGACGGTGAAATCTTCACCTACGCCTTGGGCAAGTTGGATGACCGCGGTCGCATGTTCGTCAAGGCGAACGATCCGGTGTACGAAGGCATGATTGTGG from Rhodoferax potami includes these protein-coding regions:
- the typA gene encoding translational GTPase TypA, whose protein sequence is MSKQIRNIAIIAHVDHGKTTMVDQLLRQSGTFAEHEKVVDTVMDNNAIEKERGITILAKNCAVSWEGTHINIVDTPGHADFGGEVERALSMVDSVLLLIDAQEGPMPQTRFVTKKALALGLKPIVVVNKVDKPGANPDKVVNAAFDLFDKLGATDEQLDFPVVYASGINGWSSLEEGAPGEQWGPDMSALFNTILKHVPPNSGDPAAPLQLQISALDFSSFVGRIGVGRISQGTIKPMQDVVVMEGPDGKAVKGRVNQVLTFQGLDRMQSPLAGPGDIVLINGIEDIGIGVTVTDPTNPQPLPMLKVDEPTLTMNFCVNTSPLAGREGKFVTSRQIWDRLQKELQHNVALRVNETDEEGVFEVLGRGELHLTILLENMRREGYEMAVSKPRVMFKDINGEKHEPIELVTADIEEQHQGGVMQAMGERKGELINMEPDGRGRVRLEYRIPARGLIGFSNEFLNLTRGSGLISNIFDSYEPHKGDIGGRKNGVLISMDDGEIFTYALGKLDDRGRMFVKANDPVYEGMIVGIHNRDNDLIVNATRTKQLTNFRVSGKEDAIKITPPIELTLEYGVEFIEDDELVEITPKSVRLRKRFLKEHERKRASRD